The genomic region AAGCCTGACTACGATGATTCTATTCTGGAATATCGAGAAGATTATCAAAATGGACCAGAGGAAGAGGACCGTGATGAGAAATATGAAGAGGCAGTGCAGCTGGTTTTAAAAACCCGGCAGGCCTCCATCTCTATGATCCAGAGGCGTTTGCGAGTTGGCTACAACCGGGCCGCCCGCATGATCGAAATGATGGAGCGAGAAGGACTGGTATCCCCCCCAGACGGCAGTAAACCCCGCGAAGTCTTGCCACCGGGTTGATCTGCTTTGCCACAGCCTTGTTCTACGCATGGGATTCGACAAATGAAGTGTACAAAGAGCTCCACTTCAGCCAACTTTCTCTGGGGCATTGTTCTATGGCTGCTTTTCTTTTTGTTGCCCAGTGGGTCTGTAGCAGCCAGATCGGCCGCCGAAATCGTCGCTGCTGTTCAGAGCCGATACCAGAGCATTGCCTCCCTGCAAGCCGATTTTGTCCAGGAGACCAGATCGAGCGCCACCAGCCTGGGCACTACGGCACGAGGGCGATTCTATTTCATGAAGCCTCGGTCGATGCGCTGGCAATACCAGGAACCGGAACAGTGGTTTCTGGTGGTGGGTGACCATACCTGGCATTATGTTCCCGAAGACGGCTCCATCTATGAGCGCCTTATTCGTTCTCCTGTGCTGCTCAACTTCTTTTCCGGCTTCGACAAAGTGGCTGAGACCTTTCACATATCGCTGCTCCCTCAGGCAAGCAACGGCAACTACTATGTGCTGGAACTGCGGCCATCCAGAAAAGATCTTCCGGTATCGCTGGTGAAAACCTGGATCGACCCCAACTCCTACTTGATCATGCGGATACATACAGAGGACCATCTGGGAAACAACAATGATATGACTTTCAGCAACATCAAATTGAACAACCTCACCGACCCCTCTCTATTCACTCTGCGTATTCCCCCTGGAGTCCAACTTGTACACGAAGAAGCTGGACCTAGTCCAGAAAAGAAGGCCCTTCCCGACAACTGAGAATGTGCTGAACTATTTGTTGCACAACCTTGAATAGCTCCACATCAGCCGACAGCCCAGACTGCAGTGTTTACAGGACCAGGCCAGTTCAGTCCTCTTCAACTTGACAGTCTGTTCGCCAGGGCCTAGAATTGAAAGCAGATCGGCAACGTAGATTTTGTTGTACTCTCCTGACTCTGGCTGGTGGCAAACTCCTGATGCGTCTGCCTGAGAGAACCTGGATCTCCGAGTAGCTCCAGGCTGGTGTGTAGGAGTTTGCCATAGTCAGGACGGAAGGCAATTACGGATGGACACAGAAAAATTCTTGCAGAAGGTGGCTGAATGGCTTTCAGACCCCAAGCGGCGTGAGTTGCTGGGAAATATTTTCTACCTTGCCCTTCCCTTGCTCTTTATTCTATTCATACGCAAACGCAAGCGTCCTGCGGCAGGCAAACCAGAAGCAGCCGTATTGAAACCGAAGATTCGGCCCCTAGGAGAATCTGCCAGTTTCACCCCAGAAACTCTCAAGGAAACAATGGCCAGAGAACGGAAAAAAATTGATCGAGAATTGCAAGAACTATTTGGCCGCAAGGAGCGCCTCCTGAAGAAGGCAAGGGACGATCAGGCAGTCCGTAGTCGCAGCACGCAAAGGGTTCCTCCAAAACAACCCCCCAGAGCACAGGGGCAGGAATTATTCGGTGAAGAACTGCTCAGATTTCTTGGCCGGCGTAAATAACAAACATGAACTGATTAATTTGAACATCTTTCCCTGGAGCGGCCGAATGCCCGGCCACTCCATACCCTGAGCCACGGGCACAGAACCACAACAGCTGCTGACTCTCCTGGCCAGCGTC from Deltaproteobacteria bacterium harbors:
- a CDS encoding outer membrane lipoprotein carrier protein LolA, whose amino-acid sequence is MKCTKSSTSANFLWGIVLWLLFFLLPSGSVAARSAAEIVAAVQSRYQSIASLQADFVQETRSSATSLGTTARGRFYFMKPRSMRWQYQEPEQWFLVVGDHTWHYVPEDGSIYERLIRSPVLLNFFSGFDKVAETFHISLLPQASNGNYYVLELRPSRKDLPVSLVKTWIDPNSYLIMRIHTEDHLGNNNDMTFSNIKLNNLTDPSLFTLRIPPGVQLVHEEAGPSPEKKALPDN